In Streptomyces sp. NBC_01717, one DNA window encodes the following:
- a CDS encoding glycoside hydrolase family 95 protein, with protein MTRRTTVKTAIGATGALALGVPVLAGTEAAANTSDESSGSQGPDRARALVDPVLWYRTPAADWERESLPIGGGALGASVYGTLASERLTFNEKTLWTGGPGSVQGYDFGNWTAPRPGALTAVQQRLDSEGAIDPDSVAAELGQARRGYGAYQVFGDLLLDLPNAPAAPDASYRRALDLRTALATVAYTHQDVHHTREFFVSHPGSVIAGRLGADRPGQVSFTLRYTSPRSDFTATAAEDRLTVRGALKDNGLRFEAQVRVRTRGGRVTAGTDGTLTVTDADSAWFVLAAATDYADRYPAYRGDDPHRAVTRTVDEAAGTSYEKVRAAHVHDHGALFDRVALDIGQQLSDLPTDQLLARYTGGTSPADRALEALFFQYGRYLLIASSRAGSLPANLQGVWNNSTTPPWSADYHSNINLQMNYWLAEVTNLAETTAPYDRYIEAMREPGRRTAKEMFGTSGWVVHNETNPYGFTGVHDWSTAFWFPEAAAWLTQQMYEHYRFSGSTGYLRSTAYPAMKEAAEFWLANLRTDPRDGLLVVTPSYSPEHGDFTAGAAMSQQIVHDLLTNTLEAARTLGDAPAFRSHLRTTLDRLDPGLRIGSWGQLQEWKTDRDDPADDHRHVSHLFALHPGRQIEPGSNWAEAAKVSLGARGDGGTGWSKAWKINFWARLSDGDHSHKMLAEQLKSSTLPNLWDTHPPFQIDGNFGATSGIAEMLLQSQYDVIEILPALPAGWPEGSVRGLRARGGFTVDIEWSAGQARRVVITAGRSREVTVRSSLWPSGERTFKARAGGRYTLVAEG; from the coding sequence ATGACGCGACGCACCACAGTGAAGACAGCCATCGGCGCAACAGGCGCCCTGGCGCTGGGAGTTCCCGTACTCGCCGGAACGGAGGCTGCCGCCAATACCTCCGATGAATCGTCCGGATCGCAGGGGCCGGACCGGGCCAGGGCGCTGGTGGACCCGGTTCTCTGGTACCGCACCCCCGCCGCCGACTGGGAGCGCGAATCACTGCCCATCGGCGGTGGCGCCCTGGGCGCGAGCGTCTACGGAACGCTCGCCTCCGAACGGCTCACCTTCAATGAGAAGACGCTGTGGACCGGCGGCCCCGGCTCCGTCCAGGGGTACGACTTCGGGAACTGGACCGCCCCCAGACCTGGCGCGCTCACCGCAGTGCAGCAACGCCTCGACAGCGAGGGTGCGATCGACCCGGACTCGGTCGCCGCGGAGCTCGGCCAGGCTCGCCGCGGCTACGGCGCCTACCAGGTCTTCGGCGACCTGCTGCTCGACCTGCCGAATGCCCCGGCCGCCCCCGACGCCTCCTACCGGCGCGCCCTCGACCTGCGGACCGCGCTCGCCACCGTCGCCTACACCCACCAGGACGTCCACCACACCCGGGAGTTCTTCGTCTCCCACCCCGGCAGCGTCATCGCCGGGCGGCTCGGAGCGGATCGCCCGGGACAGGTCTCCTTCACCCTGCGCTACACCTCGCCGCGCAGCGACTTCACCGCGACCGCCGCTGAGGACCGGCTGACCGTACGGGGCGCGCTGAAGGACAACGGGCTGCGCTTCGAGGCCCAGGTCCGGGTCCGTACGCGTGGCGGCCGCGTCACGGCCGGGACCGACGGCACGCTGACCGTCACCGATGCCGACAGCGCCTGGTTCGTCCTCGCCGCTGCCACCGACTACGCCGACCGCTATCCCGCCTACCGCGGCGACGACCCGCACCGTGCGGTCACCCGCACGGTGGACGAGGCGGCCGGAACGTCGTACGAGAAGGTCCGGGCCGCCCACGTACACGATCACGGAGCACTCTTCGACCGGGTCGCCCTCGACATCGGCCAGCAGTTGTCCGACCTGCCGACCGATCAGCTGCTCGCCCGGTACACCGGCGGTACGAGCCCCGCCGACCGGGCGCTGGAAGCGCTGTTCTTCCAGTACGGCCGCTACCTGTTGATCGCGTCCTCGCGGGCGGGTTCGCTGCCCGCCAACCTCCAGGGCGTCTGGAACAACTCCACCACCCCGCCGTGGTCCGCCGACTACCACAGCAACATCAACCTCCAGATGAACTACTGGCTCGCCGAGGTCACCAATCTTGCCGAGACCACCGCACCGTACGACCGCTACATCGAGGCGATGCGGGAACCGGGGCGCCGGACGGCGAAGGAGATGTTCGGGACGTCCGGGTGGGTGGTGCACAACGAGACCAACCCGTACGGCTTCACCGGCGTCCACGACTGGTCAACCGCCTTCTGGTTCCCCGAGGCCGCCGCCTGGCTCACCCAGCAGATGTACGAGCACTACCGGTTCAGCGGCTCCACCGGCTACCTGCGCTCCACCGCCTATCCCGCGATGAAGGAGGCCGCCGAGTTCTGGCTGGCCAATCTGCGCACCGACCCGCGCGACGGGCTGCTCGTCGTCACCCCCAGCTACTCTCCCGAGCACGGCGACTTCACCGCGGGCGCCGCGATGTCCCAGCAGATCGTCCATGACCTGCTGACCAACACCCTGGAGGCCGCCCGCACGCTCGGCGACGCCCCCGCCTTCCGCAGTCACCTGCGGACGACCCTCGACCGACTCGACCCCGGGCTGCGGATCGGCTCCTGGGGACAGCTCCAGGAGTGGAAGACCGACCGGGACGACCCGGCCGACGACCACCGCCACGTATCGCACCTCTTCGCCCTTCACCCAGGGCGGCAGATCGAACCCGGCAGCAACTGGGCCGAGGCGGCCAAGGTCTCTCTCGGGGCGCGTGGCGACGGCGGCACAGGCTGGTCCAAAGCATGGAAGATCAACTTCTGGGCGCGGCTGAGCGACGGCGACCACTCCCACAAGATGCTCGCGGAACAGCTGAAGAGCTCCACCCTCCCCAACCTCTGGGACACCCACCCGCCGTTCCAGATCGACGGCAACTTCGGTGCCACCTCGGGCATCGCCGAAATGCTGCTGCAGAGCCAGTACGACGTGATCGAGATCCTCCCCGCCCTCCCGGCCGGCTGGCCGGAGGGATCGGTGCGCGGACTGCGCGCCCGCGGAGGCTTCACCGTCGACATCGAATGGTCCGCCGGGCAGGCCCGCCGTGTGGTGATCACGGCGGGCCGAAGCCGCGAAGTGACCGTCCGCAGCTCCCTGTGGCCGAGCGGCGAGAGGACCTTCAAGGCCCGTGCGGGCGGCCGCTACACGCTGGTGGCGGAGGGCTGA
- a CDS encoding terpene synthase family protein produces the protein MAQPFTLPDFYVPYPARLNPHVEEARQHTKSWARSIGMVEGSGIWEEKDLDSHDYALLCAYTHPDCSAEALSLVTDWYVWVFFFDDHFLELFKRTPDREGGKQYLDRLPAFMPMERGVRTPEPTNPVEAGLADLWARTVPSMSDTWRARFAEATENLLNESLWELANINEGRIANPVEYIEMRRKVGGAPWSAGLVEYAAGAEVPDSVADERALRVLRDAFSDGVHLRNDLFSYQREVEDEGENSNGVLVLERFLNCSTQEAAEAVNDLLTSRLQQFENTALTELGPLCAEKGLDPTETAAVLAYVKGLQDWQSGGHEWHLRSSRYMNDGGAGEAALGFGMSAASIRFTPRSERARLRSHTHVPYRHVGPSLLPEFDLPFGTTLSPHLAGARVRIVDWARRMGILEAQPGVPGSHIWDEERLVAIDLPLCAAGLHPDATADELDLSSGWLAWGTYGDDWFPVVHGRPRDLAGARLANARLSLFMPLDGSAAPEPVNALERGLADLWQRTAAPMDERARHAFRTAIESMTASWLWELANQAQNRIPDPVDYIEMRRLTFGSDLTMSLCRLGHGKKVPEEIYRSGPLRSLENAAADYATLLNDLFSYQKEIEYEGEVHNGVLVVQNFFGVDYPTAVAIVHDLMNSRLRQFLHVAEQELPILYDDFGLDAEAREILAGYVEELRHWIAGILIWHRDCRRYREEDLRWGSGAPWHLSGPTGRGVAAARVTALFAQRSAQPSATSV, from the coding sequence ATGGCTCAGCCCTTCACCCTGCCGGACTTCTATGTTCCGTATCCGGCGCGGCTCAACCCCCATGTCGAGGAGGCGCGACAGCACACCAAGTCCTGGGCGCGCAGCATAGGGATGGTGGAAGGGTCCGGCATCTGGGAGGAGAAGGACCTCGACTCCCATGACTACGCGCTGCTGTGCGCGTACACCCACCCCGACTGCTCGGCGGAGGCCCTGTCACTGGTCACCGACTGGTATGTGTGGGTGTTCTTCTTCGACGACCACTTCCTGGAGCTGTTCAAGCGCACCCCGGACCGGGAGGGCGGCAAGCAGTATCTGGACCGGCTGCCGGCGTTCATGCCGATGGAACGAGGGGTGCGGACACCCGAGCCGACGAACCCGGTCGAGGCGGGGCTGGCCGATCTGTGGGCGCGGACGGTGCCGAGCATGTCCGACACATGGCGGGCCAGGTTCGCCGAGGCGACCGAGAACCTGCTCAACGAGTCGCTGTGGGAACTCGCCAATATCAACGAGGGCCGCATCGCGAACCCCGTGGAGTACATCGAGATGCGGCGCAAGGTGGGCGGCGCGCCATGGTCGGCGGGGCTCGTGGAGTACGCGGCGGGCGCCGAGGTCCCCGATTCGGTGGCCGATGAGCGGGCGCTGCGGGTCCTGCGGGACGCCTTCTCCGACGGTGTGCATCTGCGCAACGACCTGTTCTCGTACCAGCGGGAGGTGGAGGACGAGGGCGAGAACAGCAACGGCGTGCTGGTACTGGAGAGGTTTCTGAACTGCTCCACCCAGGAGGCCGCCGAGGCGGTGAACGATCTGCTGACCTCACGGCTCCAGCAGTTCGAGAACACCGCGCTCACCGAACTCGGGCCGCTGTGCGCGGAGAAGGGGCTCGATCCGACGGAGACCGCGGCGGTTCTCGCGTACGTCAAGGGCTTGCAGGACTGGCAGTCCGGCGGCCATGAGTGGCACCTGCGCTCCAGCCGCTACATGAACGACGGCGGCGCGGGCGAGGCCGCTCTCGGCTTCGGTATGTCCGCCGCGTCGATCCGCTTCACACCGCGATCGGAGCGGGCCCGGCTGCGCAGCCACACCCATGTGCCCTACCGGCACGTCGGCCCGTCGCTGCTGCCCGAATTCGACCTGCCGTTCGGTACGACTCTCAGTCCGCATCTGGCCGGGGCGCGGGTCCGGATCGTCGACTGGGCGCGCCGGATGGGGATCCTGGAGGCGCAACCCGGGGTGCCGGGCTCGCACATCTGGGACGAGGAGCGGCTCGTCGCCATCGATCTGCCGTTGTGCGCGGCGGGTCTGCATCCGGACGCCACGGCGGACGAGTTGGATCTCTCCTCTGGGTGGCTGGCCTGGGGTACCTACGGCGACGACTGGTTCCCGGTGGTGCACGGGCGGCCCCGGGACCTGGCCGGGGCGCGGCTGGCCAATGCGCGTCTCTCGCTGTTCATGCCGCTGGACGGCTCCGCAGCGCCGGAGCCGGTCAATGCGCTGGAGCGCGGTCTCGCCGACCTGTGGCAGCGCACGGCGGCCCCGATGGACGAGCGCGCACGGCACGCGTTCCGCACGGCCATCGAGTCGATGACGGCGAGCTGGCTCTGGGAGCTGGCCAACCAGGCGCAGAACCGGATCCCGGACCCGGTGGACTACATCGAGATGCGGCGGCTGACATTCGGTTCGGACCTCACGATGAGCCTGTGCCGGCTCGGTCACGGGAAGAAGGTGCCGGAGGAGATCTACCGCAGCGGCCCGCTGCGCTCCCTGGAGAACGCGGCGGCGGACTATGCCACGCTGCTCAACGACCTGTTCTCGTACCAGAAGGAGATCGAGTACGAGGGTGAGGTGCACAACGGCGTCCTGGTCGTGCAGAACTTCTTCGGAGTCGACTATCCGACGGCGGTGGCGATCGTGCACGACCTGATGAACTCGCGGCTGCGCCAGTTCCTCCATGTCGCCGAGCAGGAACTCCCGATCCTGTACGACGACTTCGGGCTGGACGCCGAGGCCAGGGAGATTCTGGCGGGTTACGTGGAGGAGCTCAGGCACTGGATCGCGGGCATCCTGATCTGGCACCGGGACTGCCGCCGCTACCGCGAAGAGGATCTGCGGTGGGGCTCCGGCGCCCCGTGGCACCTCAGTGGTCCCACGGGGCGCGGCGTCGCGGCGGCGCGGGTCACCGCGCTGTTCGCTCAGCGCTCGGCTCAGCCCTCCGCCACCAGCGTGTAG
- a CDS encoding N-acetylmuramoyl-L-alanine amidase → MTSKQRTRLTLALTTVGALSLALLSPAAQAGADGVRPECPRGLDCDWVPAAYQQTGDPADKETYGNYDTADRPHSNKIKFIVLHDTEEDFDTTLKIFQNPLKQTSAHYVVRSGDGHVTQMVKDKDVAWQAGNWYVNTHSIGIEQEGVAVEGAKWYTPELYNSTAKLVRYLAAKYDIPLDRQHIIGHDGVPPTSTAGTKNMHWDPGTYWDWNRFMALLGKPTTVPSAPKSSPLVTVSPRFKDNKQAFRDCEKNVDLPVQGSSAVPLHTEPSADAPLFSDPGLHTDGSPGTNCAADWGSKISATQQAVVADHAPGWTAIWWYGQKAWFETPAKARTTVPTAGYVVRPKAGRTDVPVYGVAYPEKSEYPADFADQRVGTPLPYTIKAGQSYPGGGEAPTGFFYAPTIDASYPLDHAYFKGAEKYVTVQIGHRIAFVKASEVDVVRVR, encoded by the coding sequence ATGACGTCCAAGCAGAGGACCAGACTCACTCTCGCCCTGACCACCGTCGGCGCCCTGAGTCTCGCGCTGCTCTCTCCCGCGGCGCAGGCCGGTGCGGACGGGGTGCGGCCCGAGTGTCCGCGCGGCCTCGACTGCGACTGGGTCCCGGCGGCCTATCAGCAGACCGGCGATCCGGCCGACAAGGAGACGTACGGCAACTACGACACCGCGGACCGTCCACACAGCAACAAGATCAAATTCATCGTTCTGCATGACACCGAAGAAGACTTCGACACCACCCTGAAGATCTTCCAGAACCCGCTTAAGCAGACCTCGGCCCACTATGTGGTGCGCTCGGGCGACGGTCATGTCACCCAGATGGTCAAGGACAAGGACGTCGCCTGGCAGGCGGGCAACTGGTACGTCAACACCCACTCCATCGGCATCGAGCAGGAGGGTGTCGCCGTCGAGGGCGCCAAGTGGTACACCCCCGAGCTGTACAACTCGACGGCGAAGCTGGTGCGTTACCTCGCCGCCAAGTACGACATCCCGCTCGACCGCCAGCACATCATCGGCCACGACGGCGTGCCGCCCACCAGCACGGCCGGTACCAAGAACATGCACTGGGACCCGGGAACGTACTGGGACTGGAACCGCTTCATGGCGCTGCTCGGCAAGCCGACGACCGTGCCGAGCGCACCGAAGAGCAGCCCGCTGGTCACCGTCAGCCCCCGCTTCAAGGACAACAAGCAGGCTTTCCGCGACTGCGAGAAGAACGTCGACCTGCCGGTCCAGGGCAGCAGCGCCGTCCCGCTCCACACCGAACCGTCCGCCGACGCACCGCTGTTCTCCGACCCGGGCCTGCACACCGACGGCTCGCCCGGCACGAACTGCGCGGCCGACTGGGGCAGCAAGATCAGCGCGACTCAGCAGGCGGTGGTCGCAGACCACGCGCCCGGCTGGACGGCGATCTGGTGGTACGGCCAGAAGGCCTGGTTCGAGACTCCCGCGAAGGCCCGGACCACCGTGCCGACCGCCGGCTACGTCGTCCGGCCGAAGGCCGGCCGTACCGATGTGCCGGTGTACGGGGTCGCCTACCCGGAGAAATCGGAGTACCCGGCGGACTTCGCGGACCAGCGGGTGGGAACGCCGCTGCCGTACACGATCAAGGCCGGGCAGTCGTACCCGGGCGGGGGCGAGGCGCCGACCGGGTTCTTCTACGCGCCGACGATCGACGCGTCGTATCCGCTGGACCATGCGTACTTCAAGGGCGCGGAGAAGTACGTGACGGTGCAGATCGGACACCGGATCGCGTTCGTGAAGGCGTCGGAGGTGGATGTGGTGCGGGTGCGGTGA
- a CDS encoding aminoglycoside phosphotransferase family protein, with product MYTASSSVSAPPRPLRPMGAGAGPYLAPHAGPSAPGTVRPRRPAGPGAPPLSGRLDLSGPQGAQLRMAIASVHRICPEFNPVQVLRRSGRSVLLVGTTGRTTAVAKCLLDHSPVWSERFRHEIAAYRAFVRHRPPVRVPRLIAADPENCTLVIERMPGRVAALTRHPSEAPPRADVRAALGAISRVNAWRPAAGLFDAQLDYASRIARYHELGLFTDRDLGDLQKLLHGLAHAGGRQGMGQFCHGDALLSNILLSPTGPVLVDWEHAGWYLPGYDLATLWAVLGDAPVARRQISQLAQATGPAARDAFLVNLMLVLTREIRTYETAVQRAMRETTPTGGGQERPGVLSSGEEQRLLLRRLHDDCAMARRAVRAAVGTR from the coding sequence ATGTACACAGCATCGTCCTCCGTGTCCGCCCCGCCCCGGCCCCTGCGTCCCATGGGGGCGGGCGCCGGACCGTACCTCGCCCCGCATGCCGGACCGTCCGCGCCCGGCACGGTCCGGCCCCGGCGGCCGGCGGGGCCGGGTGCCCCACCGCTCAGCGGGCGTCTGGATCTGTCCGGTCCGCAGGGCGCGCAGCTGAGGATGGCGATCGCCTCGGTGCACCGGATCTGCCCGGAGTTCAACCCGGTCCAGGTGCTGCGCCGCAGTGGGCGTTCGGTACTGCTCGTCGGCACCACCGGACGCACGACGGCGGTCGCGAAGTGTTTACTGGACCACTCCCCCGTCTGGTCGGAGCGGTTCCGCCACGAGATAGCGGCATACCGGGCGTTCGTCCGGCACCGTCCGCCGGTCCGGGTGCCGCGGCTCATCGCAGCCGACCCGGAGAACTGCACGCTGGTCATCGAGCGGATGCCGGGACGTGTGGCGGCGCTGACGAGGCACCCGTCGGAGGCTCCGCCCAGGGCCGATGTACGGGCCGCGCTCGGCGCGATCAGCCGGGTCAACGCCTGGCGGCCGGCCGCCGGGTTGTTCGACGCCCAGCTGGACTACGCGTCACGCATCGCCCGCTATCACGAGCTGGGTCTCTTCACCGACCGTGATCTGGGTGACCTGCAGAAGCTGCTGCACGGCCTGGCGCACGCGGGCGGCCGTCAGGGCATGGGGCAGTTCTGCCACGGTGACGCCCTGCTCTCCAACATCCTGCTGTCGCCGACGGGTCCGGTGCTGGTGGACTGGGAGCACGCGGGCTGGTATCTGCCGGGGTACGACCTGGCGACGCTGTGGGCGGTGCTGGGCGACGCACCGGTCGCGCGGCGCCAGATCAGCCAGCTGGCACAGGCCACGGGTCCGGCGGCGCGGGACGCGTTCCTGGTGAACCTGATGCTCGTACTGACGCGGGAGATCCGTACGTACGAGACGGCTGTGCAGCGGGCGATGCGGGAGACCACGCCCACGGGCGGCGGTCAGGAGCGTCCGGGTGTGCTGTCGTCGGGCGAGGAGCAGCGGCTGCTGCTGCGTCGGCTGCACGACGACTGCGCGATGGCCCGGCGGGCTGTGCGTGCTGCGGTCGGCACTCGCTGA
- a CDS encoding DNA-binding protein NsdB, translating into MTGEPNTRLSDLFGLAGWSKGELARMVNRQAAAMGYPQLATDTSRVRRWIDMGESPRDPVPEVLAALFTERLGRVVTIEDLGFGRRGRVGKRKEVGTEDNPDGLPWAPERTAAVLTEFTGMDLMLNRRGLVSAGAALAAGSTITGPMHDWLHTDPVLAADAPRIDDPLHVDPAGFDRYEAAPIGSEEIEALERSVEVFRAWDASRGGGLQRKAVVGQLNEVGGMLSYRHPDHLQRRLWGVAANLAVLAGWMSHDIGLEPTAQKYFVIAAHAAREGGDRPRAGEALSRAARQMVHLGRPDDALDLMKLAKSGSGDMVLPRTQAMLHTIEAWAQASMGRGQAMRRTLGKAEELFVSDKGDVPPPSWMQLFDEADLHGMQALAFRTLAEHDPSVAIIAQRHAKQALELRANGRQRSKIFDYISLASACFIADDPEQADRYARLALVTMGETSSHRTWDRLRQMYRLTGQFAGYAKIEDLREEINLAMPQSSVIRRPRSSEI; encoded by the coding sequence GTGACCGGAGAACCCAACACCCGTCTGTCGGATCTGTTCGGCCTTGCCGGCTGGTCCAAGGGCGAACTCGCGAGAATGGTGAACCGGCAGGCGGCGGCCATGGGCTACCCGCAGCTGGCCACCGACACCTCGCGCGTGAGGCGCTGGATCGACATGGGGGAGTCCCCCCGCGATCCCGTGCCCGAAGTGCTGGCAGCCCTGTTCACCGAGCGACTCGGTCGTGTCGTGACCATCGAGGACCTCGGGTTCGGCCGGCGCGGGCGTGTGGGGAAGCGGAAAGAGGTCGGGACGGAAGACAATCCCGACGGTCTGCCGTGGGCGCCCGAACGGACGGCAGCGGTCCTCACCGAATTCACGGGAATGGACCTCATGCTCAACCGACGCGGCTTGGTGAGCGCGGGCGCCGCGCTCGCCGCAGGATCGACCATCACCGGCCCCATGCACGACTGGCTGCACACCGACCCCGTGTTGGCGGCCGATGCTCCACGGATCGACGACCCCCTCCACGTGGACCCGGCCGGCTTCGACCGGTACGAGGCCGCACCCATCGGGTCGGAGGAGATCGAAGCACTCGAACGGTCCGTCGAGGTGTTCCGCGCCTGGGATGCCTCCCGGGGCGGCGGACTCCAGCGCAAGGCGGTCGTGGGCCAGCTCAACGAGGTGGGCGGCATGCTTTCCTACCGCCACCCCGACCATCTGCAGCGCCGCCTCTGGGGTGTTGCCGCCAACCTCGCCGTACTCGCCGGATGGATGTCCCACGACATCGGCCTCGAACCCACCGCCCAGAAGTACTTCGTCATCGCCGCCCATGCGGCACGCGAGGGAGGCGACCGCCCGCGCGCGGGCGAGGCGCTCTCCCGGGCGGCCCGTCAGATGGTCCACCTGGGCCGTCCCGACGACGCGCTGGACCTGATGAAGCTCGCCAAGTCCGGTTCCGGGGACATGGTGCTGCCACGCACCCAGGCGATGCTGCACACCATCGAGGCCTGGGCGCAGGCGTCCATGGGCCGCGGCCAGGCCATGCGCCGCACGCTCGGCAAGGCCGAGGAGCTCTTCGTGTCGGACAAGGGCGATGTGCCGCCGCCCAGTTGGATGCAGCTGTTCGACGAGGCGGATCTGCACGGCATGCAGGCTCTGGCGTTCCGCACGCTCGCCGAGCACGATCCGTCGGTGGCCATCATCGCGCAGCGCCACGCCAAGCAGGCCCTGGAACTGCGCGCCAACGGGCGCCAACGCTCCAAGATCTTCGACTACATCTCGCTCGCCTCGGCGTGCTTCATCGCCGACGACCCGGAGCAGGCCGACCGATACGCGCGGCTCGCCCTGGTGACGATGGGGGAGACCTCCTCACACCGAACCTGGGACCGGCTGCGCCAGATGTACCGGCTCACAGGACAGTTCGCCGGGTACGCGAAGATCGAGGACCTGCGTGAGGAGATCAATCTCGCGATGCCGCAGAGCTCCGTGATCAGGCGGCCCAGAAGCTCGGAGATCTGA
- a CDS encoding PP2C family protein-serine/threonine phosphatase has product MPSHLSADRPAPQPPERDAVEVLINRTRRLRGDVDAVRRDAALVDEDDPQLRWQRALCELAVHHLDDLGTHLGQLKEGPPPGSAEQPAQDAERARQETVGEPQAGALLSRVGSAEWNLLTDEVSWSEELYDIFGRPPEAGPLSLDELPAVLFPEDQPLLTALVTDCLVDGKPIDGEFRIVRTDGRMRTLHMMGEPVLDADGCTASMWAVLRDVSELRRSQRVVRQTGDTLRRQQHMAQTERRMAVELQEAVLPAWRGSLLLPQRGPGALDVAARYLPSHASDLIGGDWYDALELPDGRTLLTVGDLTGHGIPATSAMAMLLGALRGMAVAGIEPGALMGHLNQLLEASVQPALGSAMCCRFDPVTGTLAWAQAGHPAPLLFRNGAGRPLPSPDGVLLGAASSVAYEQDEVTLLPGDVLVLHTDGLTRRSDRGAGPEALLALAPRFAEARTAQDCVRTVVEEFGGTERLDDACVLVARIGV; this is encoded by the coding sequence ATGCCGTCCCATCTGTCCGCGGACCGCCCCGCACCACAGCCTCCCGAGCGCGATGCCGTCGAGGTGCTGATCAACCGGACCCGTCGGCTGCGCGGAGATGTGGATGCTGTGCGGCGGGACGCGGCGCTGGTCGACGAGGACGATCCGCAGCTGCGCTGGCAGCGCGCGCTCTGTGAGCTGGCGGTTCATCATCTCGACGATCTCGGCACGCATCTCGGACAGCTCAAGGAAGGCCCGCCGCCCGGGTCGGCGGAACAACCGGCACAGGACGCGGAGCGGGCGCGGCAGGAGACCGTCGGCGAACCGCAGGCCGGTGCGCTGCTGAGCCGGGTGGGCAGCGCCGAGTGGAATCTGCTGACCGACGAGGTCAGTTGGTCGGAGGAGCTGTACGACATCTTCGGCCGGCCCCCGGAGGCGGGACCGCTGTCACTCGACGAACTTCCGGCCGTGCTGTTCCCCGAGGACCAGCCGCTGCTCACCGCGCTGGTGACGGACTGTCTCGTCGACGGAAAGCCGATTGACGGCGAGTTCCGCATCGTGCGGACCGACGGCCGGATGCGCACCCTGCACATGATGGGCGAACCTGTTCTCGACGCAGACGGCTGCACCGCCTCCATGTGGGCCGTCCTACGGGATGTCAGCGAACTGCGGCGCAGCCAGCGCGTGGTGCGCCAGACCGGCGACACATTACGGCGCCAGCAGCACATGGCACAGACCGAGCGCCGTATGGCGGTCGAGCTCCAGGAGGCCGTACTTCCCGCATGGCGCGGCTCGCTGCTGCTCCCGCAGCGCGGACCCGGCGCACTGGATGTCGCGGCCCGCTACCTGCCGTCGCATGCCAGTGATCTGATCGGCGGCGACTGGTACGACGCGCTGGAACTGCCGGACGGCAGGACACTGCTCACGGTCGGCGATCTGACCGGTCACGGTATCCCGGCCACCTCGGCCATGGCGATGCTGCTGGGTGCACTGCGCGGGATGGCGGTGGCGGGCATCGAGCCGGGCGCCCTGATGGGTCACCTGAACCAATTGCTCGAAGCGTCCGTGCAGCCCGCGCTCGGCAGTGCGATGTGCTGCCGTTTCGACCCCGTGACCGGAACTCTCGCCTGGGCGCAGGCCGGCCACCCCGCACCGCTGCTGTTCCGCAACGGAGCGGGGCGACCTCTGCCGTCACCGGACGGGGTGCTGCTCGGCGCCGCCTCCTCGGTCGCGTACGAGCAGGACGAGGTGACCCTGCTGCCCGGCGATGTGCTGGTTCTGCACACAGACGGACTGACCCGCCGCAGCGACCGGGGGGCGGGCCCGGAGGCGCTGCTCGCGCTCGCACCGCGCTTCGCCGAAGCGCGCACGGCACAGGACTGCGTACGGACGGTCGTCGAGGAGTTCGGTGGTACCGAGCGCCTGGACGACGCATGTGTGCTGGTCGCCCGTATCGGGGTATGA
- the rpmG gene encoding 50S ribosomal protein L33, with product MARSESRPVVTLRSTAGTGQTYVTRKSRRNDPDRLVLRKFDPAAGHHVLFREER from the coding sequence ATGGCACGCAGTGAATCCCGCCCCGTCGTCACTCTGAGGTCGACCGCCGGCACGGGACAGACCTATGTGACACGCAAGAGCCGCCGCAACGATCCCGACCGGCTGGTCCTGCGCAAGTTCGACCCCGCCGCCGGGCATCACGTCCTCTTCCGTGAGGAACGCTGA
- a CDS encoding type B 50S ribosomal protein L31 — MKPRIHPVSHQVVFRDRAAGVAFLTRSTADADQRVEWEDGNSYPVIDVETSSASHPFYTGTNRVVDTAGRIEQFRRRYGTTAAAGH; from the coding sequence ATGAAGCCCCGCATCCACCCCGTCTCCCACCAGGTCGTCTTCCGCGACCGCGCCGCGGGGGTCGCCTTCCTGACCCGTTCGACCGCTGACGCGGATCAGCGCGTGGAATGGGAGGACGGCAACAGCTACCCCGTCATCGATGTGGAGACCTCGTCCGCGAGCCATCCGTTCTATACCGGGACCAACCGGGTGGTGGACACCGCCGGACGAATCGAGCAGTTCCGGCGCCGTTACGGAACGACGGCGGCCGCCGGACACTGA